AAACAAAACATACAAAGTAACCTCAAAGTATTCAGATTTACAAGCCAGCGATGAGCAATTTAATCTCAGCAAGCCACTGTACCATCAGTTGGCTGTTCATGGTTAAAAATCAAACTATTTTGATTTACCGTCGTCTTCTTCAAGTCATCGTCTCTCTTCTGATTTTCAAGAGCAGCCTGCATAGTCTTAACGTCGTGTTGTACACTTGTTAGCGTGCTCCCAATTGTAGCAACACTCTGGAAAACAAGGATATTTTCAAAGTCAGTTATGGAAATCATTCAAAAGTATCTTTTCAGTTTCGGTCTCTTTTGGTTTTACCTTTTGAAGCTCTTCAACTGTTGTGGGAAGGCCGATTAAATCAGCAGCCGATTTCAAGTTGACCTTTAAATGGTTAACAGCAGAGTCCAGTAAAGTGATCTGAGGGAGGGTGAAGTAAACCATCAAGTTACAGCTGAAAGATACTGTTGTTTCCATCACTagtacaatctttttttttttttgagtacaccctgcaaaaacaaatagtATTAAGTGTTAATCCCAACTGTTCAGATTAATCTCTATGAAGTGCTCTTTAACCGAGTAGTGTTATACTAACAGATGTGTACAGAATTCTGGATCTCCAGGTGGGTTAGCAGGCATGAGATTATCAGCATCGATAGCTTCATCGGTCTGGTGAAGTGAGGGCATTTTTATGTTAATGGTCTCATGGCTTCCTTCAGAAAGAACAGCAAGACTGACGTAACAGCAGTGGTGAGCGCACTATTTGTGATTTGTCTCTTAAGGATTCTCTGTTCCGTCTATGCCAGACATAAACTGCCCCTGCAAATATTCAGCAGAAATTTCCTCTGTTAACCAACCCACCATTGCTGTATATGCAGCTCACACCTGAACCGTGTTAAAAGTGATAATGTTGGGAGGCCATTAAGACTAAACACTGCACATTTCAACTGCCATCAGGTAAATGGAAAGGACTGCATGAATGGACggggctttaaaaaaaagctacagCTTGCACAGTTTTTTATTTGCAAGAATAAAAAGACATCACTGACTGATACTGTTGGCATCATTCTTACTCTGCATCACACGACTGTGGCAGCAGTGTATCAAAAGTCCACAAACTATAACCGTTCGAAGCAGAATCAGTCTGACCCGAACAGCTTGCGACAGAGAGCATTTCCTTTTATGACTGTGGGTTTAAAGGAGGTTTCCTTAAACCTCCCAGCACCCATGACAACTAACCTTTCTGTTCATTTCTGTTAAGTTGGACCAGAGTTTGTTCAGGCCCTTGCCCCCGTTCTCAATGTCATCaatctttctttccttctttttcaggTCCTCACTTAATTTTGGTATTTCACTCGATGACGCCTTTTGGCTGGATTCCACTGTAACAAAAGCAGTACAGTATGTTGAAAGCAGTGTTAAACACAAATGAACTTATGGCCACTTCGCCAGCATATAAATGTTGTTTATGACCATCACCAGGAAACTGATGTTTGGACTTACTGCTGTGCAGCTTCTCTTTCAGAGAGTCTACGTCTTCTTTCAGAGCAATCTGCATCCATATGAGTCCAGCACAGGCCATGACGCAAGCAGCAAGTATGATGAACAAAAACAAGGGGTAGCACACATTGCAGCACTGCGTGTAGCTTCTTCTGGGAAGAGAAGGAACATGATAACGTTAGACAGCACAACTGCACAGcttctttcatttttaatgaGGGGGATATTTTCAGAGGGCTGTGTGTCATGGGAATGATGAGGATTACTTAAAAGAATTGTTCATTAAAATAAGGGCCGCCACATACTATACCATCATATCATACTCATGCTGTGTAATTTCTCTTAATGACTATGACATTGTCAGTCTGTGATGAACAGCCGAGGAAAATCCTTCGGATTTTGCTGCAGTGCGTCTTTGATCAAAAGTTGATCATTTTTCACTATTAGGCTTCAATATATTCTTGAGAACAACAATATGAAATGTGATTCTGTTGGCAATACACTAAATTTAATAGTGACAAATCAATTTCAAATGTTATTTTAACTTAAACTATAAGCACAGTCTTTATGCCTGCGCAGTAAGATAAGATTTcctatggtgtttttttttctttctttagttATTTTGATTTTACGTTTAGAGTTAACCCGCATGTGCTGCTGCATGTTGCTGCTGCATGTTGCTGCCAGCACTGTCATTGTTTTTCATgggatgtgtgggtgggctgTCCACCTTTTTATGCGGCAAAGTTTTCCATTTTGAAATCTCCACTCCTGTACTCCAGGGGAAGAAAGAACATGTGTATCTAATGcgtttgtttaatttttaatgAGTAAGAGTGAGCAGTCCAGTCGTCCATTTTCTatatacatccatccattttctacacccacttaatccaacttagggttgcaggggggctgaagcctatcttggctgtcattgggcgagaggcggggttcaccctggataggtcaccagtccatcacagaaacAAACTAGACAAATaaccacactcacactcactcctagggacaatttagagtcaccaattaacctaacatgcatgtttttggatggtgggaggaagccggagtacccagagagaacccacgtatacacagggagaacatgcaaactccacaccgaaaggccccagccgggattcaaaccaggaaccctctgctGTGTTATTGTGTATTCAAAATCAAGTTTGTGCTACCAAAATGGTCTATATCTGCTTAGTCCAATTCAGGCCTGgtgcctatcccagctgccacagGGCTaaaggtggggtacaccctggacaggtcagagTGGGTCATCCAGCAGTATCTCATCAGGCTCTTTTGCCTGTATTATACAAGGGCAAACAGAGAAAATAGCTTTGTGTACGTCTTTTGCTTTTTCGGGTTGCTTTTTGGGGTCCCCCTAGGGACTCCACCCATGACCTCTCAGCTGTCCTAATGAGAATATGATGGTATGTCACACCGTGATGGGTGCTATGATGGGAGCCCCATCTTGTAAGGCTCTCCCATTAACTATGCCTACAGCCATTGATGCACGgttagcttttgttttgtttgtcaaaAAACTTCTAAATCtagaagagaaggaaagagatgGAGAcagtaacaaaaaacaaacaaaaaaacggtTTTCTTTCCAAATTTCAGTAAAACTAGATGTTTAGAATAGccaagatttttttcttcttctagtAAATATTTAAAGGGTGTATTCGTGCCATTAAATCATTAATGGCATGATTTGATCTCGGTAATGTATCGGTCAAAGAAAACAAGCTACTGAGTCAGGCCTAAAGGAATTTGTTTAAACATGAAAAATGCACTTCAAACTACTTTTTGCTTTGGACATTATTTAAAGGCAACAATTTAATCAAGTAACAGAAAAAAGGGACCCATTCATAACTCTACAACACTTCTATAAACAGATCACTCACTTCCCAAAATTAGGTCCGCTGTTCAGGTTGTTGAAATCGTCTTCTTCCGAACTGGAGTCCGACTCCGAACCTGGCGGCTCGGTTCGGAGAAGTCGATGACCAGACCCCTTTTTGGTCTTCTTTCTCTTACTGTCTCCGAGTCCGATCAAAGCATTCAGctctttcctcttcttcatcttcttttgAGGGGTCAGCGAACCCGCCGAGCCCGATTTAAAACCAACTAAATCCAACGTTTTGTCCAGTTTGGTGGATGTTGTCGTTTATTAAGCCGCTAAGCTAAGGTTTCTTGGTAGCTTGAATTTCAACCCCGTATCGG
The sequence above is drawn from the Odontesthes bonariensis isolate fOdoBon6 chromosome 14, fOdoBon6.hap1, whole genome shotgun sequence genome and encodes:
- the efcab14 gene encoding EF-hand calcium-binding domain-containing protein 14 isoform X1 — protein: MKKRKELNALIGLGDSKRKKTKKGSGHRLLRTEPPGSESDSSSEEDDFNNLNSGPNFGKRSYTQCCNVCYPLFLFIILAACVMACAGLIWMQIALKEDVDSLKEKLHSMESSQKASSSEIPKLSEDLKKKERKIDDIENGGKGLNKLWSNLTEMNRKITLLDSAVNHLKVNLKSAADLIGLPTTVEELQKSVATIGSTLTSVQHDVKTMQAALENQKRDDDLKKTTDITDLRKAMGEVNKTEEQHHTWTDEQIHILLSTVADLHQRVASLENGSKHSLQNNDAEAPQANGSGHPESEMAKEATTTKATPVDVKEASTPLTESPTSRRPRFLTPSRSKRAAGSKCLKRVLYGVSSMKDLEEIFQQAGVGRNSLGLTYQHLKKVFGASLPSEGAMECFDDDGDQRYSLMELTAAAGL
- the efcab14 gene encoding EF-hand calcium-binding domain-containing protein 14 isoform X2, whose product is MKKRKELNALIGLGDSKRKKTKKGSGHRLLRTEPPGSESDSSSEEDDFNNLNSGPNFGKSYTQCCNVCYPLFLFIILAACVMACAGLIWMQIALKEDVDSLKEKLHSMESSQKASSSEIPKLSEDLKKKERKIDDIENGGKGLNKLWSNLTEMNRKITLLDSAVNHLKVNLKSAADLIGLPTTVEELQKSVATIGSTLTSVQHDVKTMQAALENQKRDDDLKKTTDITDLRKAMGEVNKTEEQHHTWTDEQIHILLSTVADLHQRVASLENGSKHSLQNNDAEAPQANGSGHPESEMAKEATTTKATPVDVKEASTPLTESPTSRRPRFLTPSRSKRAAGSKCLKRVLYGVSSMKDLEEIFQQAGVGRNSLGLTYQHLKKVFGASLPSEGAMECFDDDGDQRYSLMELTAAAGL